A genomic segment from Nitrospirota bacterium encodes:
- a CDS encoding MoaD/ThiS family protein, with amino-acid sequence MKVLIPSPLLSYTTVREVEASGETLAALLANLDRQYPGLRFRVIDEQDRMRPHMRFFVNSEQVFDLTRPLRPTDVVQLVQALSGG; translated from the coding sequence ATGAAGGTGTTGATTCCAAGCCCGCTGCTCTCCTACACCACGGTGCGCGAGGTCGAAGCGTCCGGCGAAACGCTCGCCGCCCTGCTCGCGAATCTCGACCGTCAATACCCCGGCCTGCGATTCCGGGTGATCGACGAGCAGGACCGGATGCGGCCGCACATGCGGTTCTTTGTCAACAGCGAGCAGGTCTTTGACCTGACACGCCCCTTGCGCCCAACCGATGTGGTGCAACTCGTGCAGGCCTTGAGCGGCGGGTAG
- a CDS encoding glycosyl hydrolase, translated as MARTTKKSATRTQKPTARVKRAARPRPSRRVLVLAATRKGAWLFHGDTTRRTWRADGPHFLGHIINHIVLDPRDGRTLLAAAKTGHLGPTVFRSTDLGKTWKEAAKPPAFDKARDGESGRAVDHAFWLTPCHENEPDAWYAGTSPQGLFRSEDGGVTWEPFSYINDDPQYRTWMGTVQDGTPDGPKMHSIIVDPRDPAHLYFAMSGGGVHESVDGGRTFTPLVKGMEVVEGFDATNIAFHDPHCVRLCPSNPDRLYQQNHCGIYRLDRPSNEWVRVGKNMPKQVGDIGFPMVVHPRNADTAWVFPMDGSTVWPRTSPDGKPAAYVTRNGGQSWQRLDSGLPKGQAWWTVKRQAMAADAQDPVGLYFGTTSGELWMSRDEGRRWTRVAQHLPEIYAVETAELR; from the coding sequence ATGGCGCGCACGACCAAGAAGTCAGCAACGCGAACCCAGAAGCCCACTGCCCGCGTAAAGCGAGCCGCCCGCCCCCGCCCATCGCGCCGCGTGCTGGTGCTCGCGGCCACGCGCAAGGGCGCGTGGCTGTTCCACGGGGATACGACGCGACGGACATGGCGGGCCGACGGACCGCACTTTCTCGGCCACATCATCAATCACATTGTCCTCGACCCGCGCGACGGGCGCACGCTCCTGGCCGCGGCCAAGACCGGTCACCTTGGTCCGACCGTCTTCCGCTCCACGGATCTCGGCAAGACGTGGAAGGAAGCCGCCAAGCCCCCGGCGTTCGACAAGGCCCGGGATGGCGAAAGCGGGCGCGCCGTCGATCATGCGTTCTGGCTCACGCCGTGCCATGAGAACGAGCCGGACGCGTGGTACGCGGGCACTTCGCCGCAGGGCTTGTTCCGGTCCGAGGACGGTGGCGTCACGTGGGAGCCGTTTTCCTACATCAACGACGATCCGCAGTACCGGACGTGGATGGGGACGGTGCAGGACGGCACGCCGGATGGACCGAAGATGCACTCGATCATCGTGGACCCGCGCGATCCCGCCCACCTTTATTTCGCCATGTCGGGTGGCGGCGTGCACGAATCGGTCGACGGCGGACGAACCTTTACGCCTTTGGTGAAGGGCATGGAGGTGGTCGAGGGGTTCGACGCCACCAACATCGCCTTTCACGACCCCCATTGCGTCCGGCTCTGTCCGAGCAACCCGGACCGGCTGTACCAGCAGAATCACTGCGGCATTTATCGACTCGATCGGCCGTCCAATGAATGGGTGCGCGTCGGCAAGAACATGCCGAAACAGGTCGGAGACATCGGGTTTCCCATGGTCGTGCACCCCCGCAACGCGGACACTGCGTGGGTGTTCCCCATGGACGGCTCGACCGTGTGGCCGCGCACGAGCCCGGACGGCAAGCCCGCCGCCTATGTTACGCGCAATGGCGGACAGAGCTGGCAACGTCTTGATTCCGGTTTGCCCAAGGGCCAAGCCTGGTGGACGGTCAAACGCCAGGCCATGGCCGCTGACGCCCAGGATCCCGTGGGACTGTACTTCGGGACCACAAGCGGAGAGCTGTGGATGAGCCGTGACGAAGGCCGTCGGTGGACGCGCGTGGCGCAACACCTTCCCGAAATCTACGCAGTGGAGACCGCGGAATTGCGTTGA
- a CDS encoding DoxX family protein, protein MTALPVLLLLFSGVMKLLKPAPVVEGFAHLGYPASVALGIGIAELACVVLYVIPRTAVLGAILLTGYLGGATASHVRVGEPFVMAIVMGVLVWGGLYLRDERLRALIPLRS, encoded by the coding sequence ATGACCGCCCTGCCGGTCCTGCTACTGCTCTTTAGCGGCGTCATGAAATTATTGAAGCCGGCTCCAGTCGTCGAGGGGTTCGCTCACCTGGGATATCCTGCCAGCGTCGCACTCGGCATCGGGATCGCCGAGCTCGCCTGTGTCGTGCTCTACGTGATTCCGCGCACCGCCGTGCTCGGGGCGATCTTGCTGACTGGCTATCTTGGCGGCGCAACCGCCTCCCACGTGCGAGTCGGCGAGCCGTTTGTGATGGCGATCGTGATGGGCGTGTTGGTCTGGGGAGGGCTGTACCTGCGCGATGAGCGGCTGCGCGCGCTCATTCCCCTGCGAAGCTAG
- a CDS encoding SRPBCC family protein — protein sequence MLKKILIALAVIIVVMVIVVALQPSEFRIERTATISASAPVVFAQVNDFHNWDAWSPWAKLDPAMKKTYEGAPAGTGAVSTWAGNDQVGEGRATITESRPNDLIRIKLEYLRPFKATNTAEFTFKPDGDHTTVTWSLYGRNSFIAKAFGLVMDMDEMVGSQFEKGLASLGSAVTSVAQP from the coding sequence ATGCTCAAAAAGATTCTCATCGCGCTCGCGGTCATTATTGTGGTAATGGTGATCGTGGTGGCCTTGCAGCCGTCCGAGTTCCGCATCGAGCGGACGGCCACCATTTCGGCTTCTGCACCGGTCGTCTTTGCCCAGGTGAACGATTTCCACAATTGGGATGCCTGGTCCCCGTGGGCAAAACTCGATCCCGCGATGAAAAAGACGTACGAGGGCGCGCCGGCTGGAACCGGCGCCGTCTCCACCTGGGCCGGAAATGACCAAGTCGGCGAAGGCCGCGCAACGATCACTGAAAGCCGTCCCAACGATTTGATCAGGATCAAGCTCGAATACCTCAGGCCCTTTAAAGCCACCAACACCGCGGAGTTCACGTTCAAGCCCGACGGTGATCACACCACCGTGACGTGGAGTCTCTATGGCAGGAACAGTTTCATCGCTAAGGCCTTCGGACTGGTCATGGACATGGATGAAATGGTCGGCAGCCAGTTCGAAAAGGGGCTCGCGAGTTTGGGCTCAGCAGTCACGAGCGTCGCTCAACCCTAG
- a CDS encoding VOC family protein has translation MQKITPFLWFDHQAEEAAKFYVSIFKHSKIGKVARYGEAGAKASGRPQGSVMTVAFQLEGQDFIALNGGPQFKFTEAISLSVDCKTQEEVDELWKKLSAGGEEGPCGWLKDKYGLSWQINPSVLGEMLSDPDPAKSERVMNATLQMKKIDIKALEKAYGQA, from the coding sequence ATGCAGAAAATCACCCCGTTTCTGTGGTTTGATCACCAAGCCGAAGAAGCGGCCAAGTTCTATGTGTCGATTTTCAAACATTCTAAAATCGGCAAGGTGGCTCGTTATGGTGAAGCAGGCGCCAAGGCCTCGGGGCGACCGCAAGGATCGGTGATGACCGTGGCATTTCAGCTCGAGGGGCAAGACTTCATCGCCCTCAACGGCGGCCCGCAGTTCAAATTCACCGAAGCCATCTCGCTGTCCGTGGACTGCAAGACCCAGGAAGAGGTCGACGAACTCTGGAAGAAACTCTCCGCCGGCGGAGAAGAAGGGCCCTGCGGCTGGTTGAAGGACAAATACGGCTTGTCTTGGCAGATCAATCCGTCGGTGTTGGGCGAGATGTTGAGCGATCCTGATCCCGCCAAGTCGGAACGAGTCATGAACGCCACGCTGCAGATGAAGAAGATCGACATCAAGGCTCTCGAGAAGGCCTACGGGCAAGCCTAA
- a CDS encoding YciI family protein, with protein sequence MQYMLMCCFEEHAWEKLSDAQKGEIMTQYGEVIQGLVKSGNFRGGAQLHPTRLATTVRMKNGKPVLTDGPFAETKEQLGGYHLVECADLDEAIAIASRIPTLPAGGAIEVRPVAMPEC encoded by the coding sequence ATGCAGTACATGCTGATGTGTTGTTTCGAGGAGCATGCGTGGGAGAAGTTGTCGGACGCGCAGAAGGGCGAGATCATGACGCAGTACGGAGAAGTGATCCAGGGCCTGGTCAAGAGCGGGAACTTCCGCGGCGGCGCGCAACTGCATCCAACCAGGTTAGCCACGACCGTGCGCATGAAAAACGGCAAGCCGGTGTTGACCGACGGGCCCTTCGCAGAGACCAAAGAGCAACTCGGCGGGTACCACCTGGTCGAATGCGCGGACCTGGATGAGGCCATTGCGATCGCGTCGCGCATCCCGACGCTGCCGGCGGGCGGGGCGATCGAGGTGCGTCCGGTTGCAATGCCGGAGTGCTGA
- a CDS encoding YciI family protein, with product MKYICLGYMDPKKWENMSEREINAFVDECFAYDDVLRKNGHFAGGEALQPPQNAATLRFQNGKVSVTDGPYAETKEQLGGILILEAEDLNHAIQLMSKHPGVRGGPFEIRPAADLTDMVAASERRRSKAQRP from the coding sequence ATGAAATACATCTGCCTGGGCTACATGGATCCGAAAAAGTGGGAAAACATGTCCGAACGCGAGATCAACGCGTTTGTCGACGAGTGTTTCGCGTACGACGACGTGCTTCGCAAAAACGGGCACTTTGCGGGCGGGGAAGCGCTCCAGCCCCCCCAGAACGCCGCTACCCTGCGGTTTCAGAACGGGAAAGTATCTGTTACCGACGGCCCGTACGCGGAAACTAAAGAGCAGTTGGGCGGCATTCTGATCCTCGAGGCCGAGGACTTGAACCATGCCATCCAATTGATGTCGAAACACCCGGGTGTGCGGGGCGGGCCCTTCGAGATTCGCCCGGCCGCGGACCTCACGGACATGGTGGCGGCAAGCGAACGGCGGCGCTCAAAAGCACAAAGACCATAA
- a CDS encoding RNA polymerase sigma factor, translating to MVDALYRDESRRVLATLIRLLGDFELAEEALHEAFRTALEQWPADGVPANPRAWLVSTGRFKAIDGVRRRARLEALDDIPEPVDPTITDPADREDESVEDDRLRLVFTCCHPALSPDAQIALTLREVCGLTTEEIAHAFLTPPPTLAQRIVRAKAKIRDARIPYQVPSQSELPDRLDAVLRVIYLVFNEGYAASSGASLTRHNLSGEAIRLGRLLVELLPEPEAVGLLALMLLHESRRAARTTPTGDLVLLDDQDRSLWNQEHIAEGLALVEQALSSRRFGPYTLQAAIAAVHAQAPNPAATDWARIVAWYDVLARVNPSPVVELNRAVAVAMRDGPLAGLALIDAILGRGDLVKYHLAHAARADLCRRLGRTTDARAAYQQALTLTQQEPEQRFLKRRLAELPH from the coding sequence ATGGTAGACGCACTCTACCGCGATGAGTCGCGCCGCGTGCTCGCCACCCTGATTCGCCTGCTCGGCGACTTCGAGCTCGCCGAGGAGGCGTTGCACGAGGCGTTCCGGACCGCGTTGGAGCAGTGGCCGGCTGACGGCGTGCCGGCCAATCCCCGGGCGTGGCTGGTCTCGACCGGACGGTTCAAGGCCATCGACGGCGTGCGACGCCGCGCCCGGTTGGAGGCGCTGGACGACATCCCGGAGCCGGTCGACCCAACGATCACCGACCCGGCGGACAGGGAAGACGAGAGCGTTGAAGACGACCGCCTGCGGCTGGTTTTCACCTGTTGCCACCCGGCCCTGTCGCCCGATGCGCAGATCGCCCTGACCCTGCGCGAGGTGTGCGGCCTCACCACCGAGGAAATCGCCCACGCCTTCCTGACCCCTCCGCCCACGCTGGCGCAACGCATCGTGCGCGCCAAAGCCAAGATTCGCGACGCGCGCATCCCGTATCAAGTGCCGAGCCAGTCCGAGTTGCCGGATCGGCTCGACGCGGTGCTGCGGGTAATTTATTTGGTGTTCAACGAGGGGTATGCCGCGTCGTCCGGGGCGTCGCTGACCAGACACAATCTGTCGGGCGAGGCGATCCGCCTCGGGCGGCTGCTCGTCGAGTTGCTTCCCGAGCCCGAAGCCGTCGGGCTCCTGGCGCTGATGCTGCTGCACGAGTCACGGCGCGCCGCGCGCACCACGCCGACCGGCGACCTGGTGCTGCTGGATGATCAGGACCGTTCGCTCTGGAACCAGGAGCACATCGCAGAGGGCCTGGCGCTGGTGGAACAGGCGCTCTCGTCGCGACGGTTCGGTCCGTACACCTTGCAGGCTGCGATCGCGGCGGTGCACGCCCAAGCGCCCAATCCCGCGGCAACAGATTGGGCCCGGATCGTCGCCTGGTACGACGTGCTGGCACGGGTGAATCCGTCTCCCGTAGTGGAGTTGAACCGCGCCGTGGCCGTGGCCATGCGCGACGGGCCGCTGGCGGGGCTGGCTCTGATCGACGCCATCCTCGGGCGCGGCGATCTCGTGAAGTATCACCTGGCACACGCCGCGCGCGCGGATCTCTGTCGGCGATTGGGGCGAACCACCGACGCCCGAGCCGCCTACCAACAGGCGTTGACTCTTACTCAACAGGAACCGGAGCAACGGTTCCTCAAGCGACGGTTGGCCGAGTTGCCGCACTGA
- a CDS encoding DUF1801 domain-containing protein, with protein MALKPKKGEPKAKGTSRASKPRKSATKSPPKAGAKAKPDAEAERATETAASRLIDERIRSLGGWRAETLAEVRRLIHEAAPDILEECKWIKPSNPLGVPVWSHAGIVCTGEAYKQVVKLTFARGASLQDPRGLFNSSLEGNTRRAIDIGEGEVLDAQAFKALIQAAVAKNLRSGAPKSKSSSKAGATAKPVKLLSGGNPQIAKADGNAPVQAYIAAMPGWKRDIGKRLDALIVRNVPNVRKAVKWNSPFYGIEGQGWFLSFHVFTHYVKVTFFRGTSLRPVPPGGTGKDARWIDLHEDDLNEAQMTTWVKQAAALPGWVP; from the coding sequence GTGGCGCTAAAACCAAAGAAAGGTGAGCCGAAGGCCAAGGGCACGTCGCGCGCAAGCAAGCCACGCAAGTCGGCCACCAAGTCCCCGCCGAAGGCAGGCGCGAAGGCCAAGCCAGATGCGGAAGCGGAGCGCGCGACCGAGACGGCGGCTTCTCGTCTCATCGACGAGCGGATCCGGTCTCTGGGTGGCTGGCGCGCCGAGACCCTCGCGGAGGTTCGCCGTCTTATCCACGAGGCGGCCCCGGACATCCTGGAGGAGTGCAAATGGATCAAGCCCAGCAACCCACTGGGGGTGCCCGTTTGGTCCCACGCCGGGATCGTGTGCACGGGAGAGGCCTACAAGCAGGTGGTCAAGCTGACGTTCGCCCGGGGCGCCTCCTTGCAGGACCCTCGGGGGCTCTTCAACTCCAGCCTCGAGGGAAACACGCGTCGCGCCATCGACATCGGGGAGGGAGAGGTGCTCGATGCTCAGGCGTTCAAGGCCTTGATCCAGGCCGCGGTCGCGAAGAATCTCCGGTCCGGCGCTCCGAAGTCCAAGTCCTCGTCGAAGGCAGGCGCGACGGCCAAGCCGGTAAAACTCCTTTCAGGCGGCAATCCGCAAATCGCCAAGGCCGACGGCAACGCCCCGGTGCAGGCGTACATCGCCGCGATGCCGGGCTGGAAGCGCGACATTGGGAAGCGCCTCGACGCGCTCATCGTGCGCAACGTGCCCAACGTGCGCAAGGCCGTGAAGTGGAACTCGCCGTTCTACGGCATCGAGGGCCAGGGTTGGTTCCTGTCGTTCCACGTCTTCACCCACTACGTCAAGGTGACCTTCTTCCGCGGCACGTCGCTGCGACCCGTTCCACCCGGAGGCACGGGCAAGGACGCGCGCTGGATCGACCTCCACGAGGACGATCTCAACGAGGCGCAGATGACGACGTGGGTGAAGCAGGCGGCCGCGTTGCCCGGCTGGGTCCCGTAG
- a CDS encoding SgcJ/EcaC family oxidoreductase, translating to MGPDEGEIREVHSTWINAVNSGDLVRLLTLMADDVVFLNPGQAPFGREGFFANFPAAHQQFSIRCISELEEVVVVGEVAYTRSRDELSVTPRAGGEATRLAGHRITVYREQPDGRWLLARDAHTLSPVEK from the coding sequence ATGGGACCTGATGAAGGAGAAATCCGCGAGGTGCATTCAACCTGGATCAATGCCGTCAACTCCGGAGATCTTGTCCGCTTACTCACCTTGATGGCGGACGATGTCGTGTTTCTCAATCCGGGCCAAGCGCCGTTTGGCCGGGAAGGATTTTTTGCCAACTTCCCGGCCGCCCACCAACAGTTTTCGATCCGTTGCATCAGCGAGTTGGAAGAGGTCGTGGTCGTCGGCGAAGTCGCCTACACGCGGAGCCGGGACGAGTTGTCCGTGACCCCGCGCGCCGGTGGGGAAGCGACACGGCTCGCCGGGCATCGTATAACGGTATACCGCGAACAGCCCGACGGCCGCTGGCTCCTGGCCCGTGATGCCCACACGTTATCCCCAGTGGAGAAATGA
- a CDS encoding dihydrofolate reductase family protein produces MRKLVYSTSLSLDGYIDSAAGDPGWVVPDEELHRHFNDVERETDTLLYGRRMYELMAGYWPTADQDPSAPAVIVEYAQIWKPVPKLVFSSTLERVDWNSRLIRGDAVAEVARLKAQPGGGAIGVGGLLLASALASAGLIDEYRLYYVPIFLGSGKAAFSQIQNRVRLKPVETRTFSSGTVLLRCVPISA; encoded by the coding sequence ATGCGCAAACTCGTGTACTCGACCTCCCTCTCACTCGATGGCTATATCGACTCTGCGGCCGGAGACCCCGGCTGGGTCGTGCCCGATGAGGAGCTCCACAGGCATTTCAATGACGTTGAGCGCGAGACCGATACCCTCCTGTACGGTCGCCGCATGTACGAACTCATGGCTGGATATTGGCCAACGGCCGACCAGGACCCTTCGGCGCCTGCCGTCATCGTTGAGTACGCTCAGATCTGGAAGCCAGTCCCCAAACTTGTCTTCTCATCGACGCTCGAAAGAGTCGACTGGAACTCGCGGCTGATAAGAGGGGATGCGGTTGCCGAAGTCGCACGACTCAAAGCGCAGCCCGGCGGCGGGGCCATAGGCGTCGGGGGGCTCCTTCTCGCCTCAGCCTTGGCATCCGCCGGCCTGATCGACGAATACCGCCTCTACTATGTCCCGATCTTCCTGGGTTCCGGCAAGGCAGCGTTCTCGCAGATTCAGAACAGGGTCAGGCTCAAGCCGGTGGAGACTCGCACCTTCTCCTCTGGCACGGTCCTTCTAAGATGCGTCCCCATCAGCGCCTAG